A segment of the Desulfuromonadaceae bacterium genome:
CGGACCAACGCACACCTTGCCTTGATCTACGCGATTGTTTTCGTCAACGGCGCGGCGCTGATGGCCTTTGAAATCCTCGGCAGCCGGGTGCTGGCACCGAGTTTTGGCAATTCGATTTTCGTCTGGGGGAGCCTGATCGGGGTCTTTATGGCGGGGATGGCGCTGGGCTATTTTTTCGGCGGCGTGCTCGGTGACCGGTGTCGCTCGCGGCTGCTGTTCGCACTGCTGCCGACGCTGCCGGGACTGCTGCTGCTGGTCTTCCCGTATTACGCCTTTCCCTTAACGGCATGGCTGGCCGATTATGATCTCGGGCCGCGCATCGGGCCTTTTCTGGCCTGCCTGTTGCTGTTTCTGCTGCCCTCGGTTTTTCTCGGTGCCGTTTCGCCCTATGCCATTGTGCTGGCGTTGCACGACCTGCGTCGCGCCGGACAGAGTGTCGGGGCACTCTACGCGATTTCAACCGTCGGCAGTATCGCCGGTACGCTCGGCACCTCGTTTTATCTCATCTTGTGGCTGGGAACGCGCAGCGCGCTGCAGTCGATCGGAGTGCTGCTACTGGTCGCCGGAGTGGCTGCCTTGT
Coding sequences within it:
- a CDS encoding fused MFS/spermidine synthase, giving the protein MGRTNAHLALIYAIVFVNGAALMAFEILGSRVLAPSFGNSIFVWGSLIGVFMAGMALGYFFGGVLGDRCRSRLLFALLPTLPGLLLLVFPYYAFPLTAWLADYDLGPRIGPFLACLLLFLLPSVFLGAVSPYAIVLALHDLRRAGQSVGALYAISTVGSIAGTLGTSFYLILWLGTRSALQSIGVLLLVAGVAALFLTERRPAAAPER